A genomic segment from Mucilaginibacter terrenus encodes:
- a CDS encoding ABC transporter ATP-binding protein yields the protein MIKVEHLRKSFGGNRAVDDVSFEVKEGETMALLGTSGCGKTTTLKMINRLIEPDSGVISINGKDVFSQHPEVLRRSVGYVLQNNGLFPHYTVAENVAIVPNLLKWDQAKTKERINQLFDKLHLGSEYLNAYPTQLSGGQQQRVGLARALMADPPVLLMDEPFGALDNVTRSKIHAEFKALDELKRKTIILVTHDVGEAFELADRIAVMDKGRIIQIGTPAELLFKPANDFVKSFLDEQRLQLEFKAIKVADLWDLLPDNGTENPSQKLPANTDVWAVLEQYKGKENSALQFYDHQKSAKTTLIKELVDAFLKYRSPNA from the coding sequence ATGATTAAGGTTGAGCATCTAAGGAAATCTTTTGGTGGCAACAGGGCTGTAGATGACGTGTCCTTTGAGGTAAAGGAAGGCGAGACCATGGCGTTGTTGGGTACCAGCGGTTGCGGCAAAACAACTACACTCAAGATGATAAACCGGTTAATTGAACCGGATAGTGGCGTGATATCCATCAACGGAAAGGATGTTTTTTCTCAACACCCGGAAGTATTAAGACGTAGCGTTGGCTACGTGCTCCAAAATAACGGGCTCTTTCCGCATTATACGGTGGCCGAGAATGTTGCCATAGTGCCAAATCTGCTGAAATGGGATCAGGCAAAAACAAAGGAGCGTATTAATCAACTGTTTGATAAACTGCACCTTGGGAGCGAATACCTTAATGCATATCCTACCCAGCTAAGCGGCGGGCAGCAGCAACGCGTAGGGTTAGCAAGAGCCTTAATGGCAGATCCGCCGGTGTTGCTTATGGACGAACCATTTGGAGCGCTGGACAATGTTACCCGGTCAAAGATACATGCGGAGTTTAAGGCACTTGACGAGCTAAAACGCAAAACCATAATACTGGTAACGCATGATGTGGGAGAGGCTTTTGAGCTTGCCGACCGCATTGCTGTGATGGATAAAGGCCGTATAATACAGATAGGTACACCTGCCGAACTCCTGTTTAAGCCTGCTAACGACTTCGTTAAAAGCTTTTTGGATGAGCAACGCTTGCAGCTTGAGTTTAAGGCAATAAAGGTAGCCGACCTGTGGGACTTACTGCCGGATAATGGCACAGAAAACCCCTCCCAAAAACTGCCTGCGAATACTGATGTATGGGCGGTGCTGGAGCAATACAAAGGCAAGGAAAACAGTGCGTTGCAATTTTACGACCATCAAAAATCTGCAAAAACCACACTAATTAAGGAGCTGGTAGACGCGTTTTTAAAATATAGATCACCAAACGCATGA
- a CDS encoding L-histidine N(alpha)-methyltransferase, with translation MDCNTLDNKMPQIELNDASTRFYDDVMRGLSATPKRLDSKYFYDSVGDKLFQDLMNCDEYYPTNCEMEIFTQQTAELAKAIVGSGDAFDLIELGAGDATKSSHLLRYLIQQQADFTYLPIDISENVISYLNITLPVTLPGIAIEGLQGDYFDMLKKAAAISGKRKVVMFLGSNIGNMPVDDAHGFVRVLRDHLSAGDMVLIGVDLKKNPKTVLAAYNDKEGITKRFNINLLSRINRELGGNFDVDKFDHYPTYDPETGACRSFLISLADQQVTIGSEVISFKKDEYIYMEISQKYAIEQVDAMANATGFKPVAQLTDSKQWFVDAVWVAK, from the coding sequence ATGGATTGCAATACCCTTGACAACAAAATGCCCCAAATTGAACTGAACGACGCAAGCACGCGATTTTACGACGACGTGATGCGAGGCTTGTCTGCCACACCTAAACGGCTCGACTCTAAATACTTTTATGACAGTGTTGGTGATAAGCTTTTCCAGGACTTGATGAACTGTGACGAATATTATCCTACCAACTGCGAAATGGAGATATTTACACAGCAAACAGCAGAACTTGCAAAAGCTATTGTGGGCAGCGGGGATGCGTTTGACCTGATTGAGCTTGGCGCCGGAGATGCAACTAAATCATCTCACCTGCTCAGGTACCTGATACAACAGCAGGCGGATTTTACATACCTGCCCATAGATATTTCAGAGAATGTGATATCGTACCTCAACATTACGCTTCCGGTAACCTTACCTGGCATCGCCATCGAAGGCTTACAGGGCGATTATTTTGATATGCTGAAAAAAGCCGCGGCAATTTCGGGCAAGCGTAAGGTTGTTATGTTCCTTGGCTCAAACATCGGAAATATGCCCGTTGACGATGCGCATGGTTTTGTCCGGGTGCTGCGCGATCATCTTTCGGCGGGCGATATGGTGCTGATTGGTGTCGATCTTAAAAAGAACCCAAAAACAGTTTTAGCTGCTTATAACGATAAAGAGGGTATTACCAAACGGTTTAATATCAACCTGCTTAGTCGTATCAACCGTGAACTTGGGGGTAACTTTGACGTAGATAAATTTGACCATTACCCTACTTACGACCCTGAGACAGGTGCCTGCAGGAGCTTCCTCATCAGCCTGGCCGACCAGCAGGTGACCATCGGCAGCGAAGTGATCTCTTTTAAAAAGGATGAATACATCTACATGGAGATATCACAAAAGTACGCCATAGAACAAGTGGATGCTATGGCCAACGCAACTGGCTTTAAACCCGTTGCCCAACTTACGGATAGTAAGCAGTGGTTTGTGGATGCGGTTTGGGTAGCGAAATAG
- the prfA gene encoding peptide chain release factor 1, which produces MLEKLEAIFQRWKTVEGELSSPDAMADMKRFAQLNKEYKDLAKIVDEYNKYRNIMSNIDTNKQILATEKDDEFREMAKMELDELLGQQEEMEEAIRLMLIPKDPEDSKNAIIEIRGGTGGDEAALFAGDLYRMYMRYCEKRGWKTELVDYTEGTSGGYKEIVFNVNAEDAYGNFKYESGVHRVQRVPDTETQGRVHTSAASVVVLPEVDEFDIDLQVSDIRKDLFCASGPGGQSVNTTYSAVRLTHIPTGIVAQCQDQKSQLKNYDKALQVLRSRVYEMELQKHLEETSKKRKTMVATGDRSAKVRTYNYPQGRLTEHRIGLTIYNLPGVMNGDLQEIMEALQFAENAEKLKEGTVA; this is translated from the coding sequence ATGTTAGAGAAATTAGAAGCGATATTTCAACGCTGGAAGACAGTTGAAGGTGAGTTAAGCAGTCCTGATGCTATGGCTGATATGAAACGTTTTGCCCAGCTGAACAAAGAATATAAAGATTTGGCCAAGATTGTTGATGAGTACAACAAGTACCGAAACATCATGAGCAATATTGACACCAACAAGCAAATTCTTGCAACCGAAAAGGACGATGAGTTTCGCGAAATGGCCAAGATGGAACTTGACGAATTATTAGGTCAGCAGGAGGAGATGGAAGAAGCCATTCGCCTGATGCTGATCCCTAAGGATCCTGAAGATTCTAAGAACGCCATTATAGAAATCCGTGGTGGTACCGGCGGCGACGAGGCTGCACTTTTTGCAGGCGACTTGTACCGCATGTATATGCGGTATTGCGAAAAACGTGGCTGGAAAACCGAACTGGTAGATTATACCGAAGGTACATCTGGCGGGTACAAGGAAATTGTATTCAATGTAAATGCCGAGGACGCCTACGGGAACTTCAAATACGAATCCGGCGTTCACCGTGTACAGCGTGTACCGGATACAGAAACGCAAGGACGTGTGCATACATCGGCCGCTTCTGTAGTAGTGTTACCGGAAGTTGACGAATTTGATATTGATCTGCAGGTGAGTGATATTCGTAAAGACCTATTCTGTGCTTCAGGGCCGGGTGGTCAGTCGGTAAACACCACCTATTCTGCCGTACGCTTAACCCACATTCCGACAGGTATTGTTGCCCAGTGCCAGGATCAGAAATCACAGTTGAAAAACTACGATAAGGCTTTACAGGTACTGCGTTCACGTGTATACGAAATGGAGTTGCAAAAGCACCTGGAAGAAACCTCTAAAAAGCGTAAAACAATGGTGGCAACGGGTGACAGGTCTGCCAAAGTGCGCACGTACAACTACCCTCAGGGCCGTTTAACAGAACACCGTATCGGCCTTACCATCTACAATCTCCCGGGAGTTATGAACGGCGACCTTCAGGAGATTATGGAAGCGCTTCAGTTCGCAGAAAACGCCGAGAAGTTGAAAGAAGGTACAGTAGCTTAA
- a CDS encoding FAD:protein FMN transferase — protein MLEVKSLTSNKTIFGHSAELMGSRFEISVVSDEEALANQQVAAALDEIDRVGELLSTVADDSKINEINRNAGLKPVKVDSEIFRLVERSLQISELTYGTFDITHPSEQPIINNAKPARRKANVASYKNIVLDAAKQTVFLKNKGMRIGFDAISRGYAADRAKYILQMSGVSSGVINAGGDLLSWGLQLDNTPWTIGAADPSQAHQPFAGLNISNMAITTSFNNESADTVAPNKIAGNINPETGFEVSKIKSVSIITPGAELADAMALPIIAMGINAGLYLINKLNQMACIIIDDHQRVYTSRAVSLA, from the coding sequence ATGCTGGAAGTAAAGAGTTTAACTAGTAATAAAACGATATTCGGGCACTCTGCCGAACTGATGGGCAGTCGTTTTGAAATAAGTGTCGTTTCGGATGAGGAAGCTTTGGCCAACCAGCAGGTGGCGGCAGCACTGGACGAGATTGATCGTGTAGGAGAGCTGTTAAGTACCGTTGCTGATGACAGCAAAATAAACGAAATAAACCGGAACGCGGGTTTAAAGCCGGTAAAGGTGGACAGCGAAATATTCAGGCTGGTAGAACGTTCCTTGCAAATATCGGAACTTACTTATGGTACTTTCGACATTACCCATCCTTCAGAGCAACCAATAATAAATAATGCAAAACCAGCCAGGCGCAAAGCTAACGTTGCCAGTTACAAGAATATAGTACTTGATGCTGCCAAACAGACCGTATTTCTTAAGAACAAGGGTATGCGCATTGGCTTTGATGCTATTAGCCGTGGCTATGCTGCGGATAGGGCCAAGTACATTTTGCAAATGAGTGGTGTAAGCAGTGGTGTTATCAATGCTGGCGGCGACCTGCTTAGCTGGGGACTTCAGCTGGACAACACGCCATGGACAATAGGCGCTGCCGATCCTTCGCAGGCACACCAGCCCTTTGCGGGCTTAAACATAAGCAACATGGCCATTACAACATCTTTTAACAATGAAAGTGCTGATACTGTAGCCCCCAATAAAATAGCCGGCAATATCAATCCGGAAACAGGCTTTGAGGTAAGTAAAATTAAAAGCGTAAGTATTATTACACCTGGTGCGGAACTTGCCGATGCAATGGCGCTGCCTATTATTGCAATGGGCATTAATGCCGGCCTGTATCTTATTAACAAGCTTAATCAAATGGCTTGTATTATAATTGACGATCATCAGCGGGTATATACATCCAGGGCGGTAAGCCTTGCCTGA
- a CDS encoding DUF427 domain-containing protein, which yields MKAIWNNQVIAESNETIVIENNHYFPKESVKQEYLKNSDTHTTCPWKGVASYYSLEVNGSQNKDAAWYYPEPKSAAAQIANYVAFWKGVKVTD from the coding sequence ATGAAAGCAATCTGGAACAACCAGGTTATTGCAGAAAGCAATGAAACCATCGTTATTGAAAACAATCACTACTTTCCTAAAGAAAGTGTAAAACAGGAATACTTAAAAAACTCTGATACGCATACTACCTGTCCGTGGAAAGGTGTTGCCTCGTACTACTCGTTAGAGGTGAACGGCAGCCAAAATAAAGACGCTGCGTGGTATTACCCTGAACCAAAGTCAGCCGCTGCACAAATTGCTAATTACGTTGCTTTCTGGAAAGGTGTAAAGGTAACCGACTGA
- a CDS encoding ABC transporter permease/substrate-binding protein — MNQQQTLWEFMQQQADKLAVQTMQHIGLTFISLLLAVMVGLPLGIYITRKRNLSGVVLGIAGVLQTIPSIALLGFMIPLLGIGAKPAIVALLLYALLPIIRNTFTGITGVDPSVKEAAVAMGMSKWQVLFKVELPLAMPVILAGIRTATVINVGVATLASYIAAGGLGEFIFGGISLNNTNMILAGALPAALLAVLFDFLLSRLQKLNAKKIKGALKVFAVIVVLFSCFYFIPSAYGSKLTAGFTPEFMGRQDGNLGLRSKYGLKIHTIVINDAVMYKAAQEKELDVISGYSTDGRLKAYDLVVLDDDKKIFPPYYAAPIVREDVLKKFPQLEKTLNMLSGLITDSIMTELNYRTDYLHQQPERVAKDFLVSKNLYRPEQGGGEGVVRIGSKIFGEQYILANIYSMLIKGYTKYGVSTKTGLGGTKICFDALTNNQIDFYPEYTGTGLLAILQAPQQTVNSLQGNRDATYNYVQREFKKQYNIKWLKPIGFNNAYALMMRQAQAKQLHIKTISDLKRYLDTN; from the coding sequence ATGAATCAGCAACAAACCTTGTGGGAGTTCATGCAGCAGCAGGCAGATAAGCTGGCGGTGCAAACCATGCAGCACATCGGCCTTACTTTTATTTCGCTACTGCTGGCTGTAATGGTGGGGTTGCCATTAGGCATTTACATTACCCGAAAAAGAAACCTGTCCGGAGTGGTGCTGGGCATTGCCGGGGTACTGCAAACCATACCCAGCATTGCGCTGCTTGGTTTCATGATCCCATTGTTAGGAATTGGTGCAAAGCCTGCTATTGTTGCCCTGTTGCTGTACGCTTTGCTGCCCATCATCCGCAACACCTTTACCGGCATTACGGGGGTAGATCCATCTGTGAAGGAAGCAGCTGTAGCCATGGGCATGAGCAAATGGCAGGTGCTGTTTAAGGTAGAGCTCCCGCTGGCTATGCCCGTGATACTGGCAGGTATCCGCACTGCAACGGTGATAAACGTTGGTGTAGCTACCCTTGCATCCTACATAGCCGCAGGCGGCCTGGGCGAATTCATTTTTGGTGGTATATCGCTTAACAATACCAACATGATATTAGCCGGTGCCTTACCGGCTGCTTTACTTGCTGTATTGTTCGATTTTCTGCTGTCGAGGTTGCAAAAGCTAAATGCCAAAAAAATTAAAGGTGCGCTAAAAGTATTCGCGGTGATAGTAGTGCTGTTCTCGTGCTTCTACTTTATACCCTCTGCTTACGGCAGCAAACTTACCGCAGGTTTTACGCCGGAATTTATGGGCAGGCAGGACGGCAACCTGGGCCTGCGCAGCAAGTACGGGCTCAAGATTCACACCATCGTGATTAACGATGCTGTAATGTACAAGGCAGCCCAGGAGAAGGAGCTCGACGTTATCAGCGGATACTCTACCGACGGAAGGCTTAAGGCCTACGACCTTGTTGTGCTGGACGATGATAAAAAGATTTTCCCACCCTACTACGCGGCACCTATTGTGAGGGAAGACGTACTAAAAAAGTTTCCCCAACTGGAAAAAACGCTAAACATGCTTTCTGGCCTGATCACCGACTCGATCATGACAGAGCTGAATTACCGTACCGATTACCTGCACCAGCAGCCCGAGCGTGTAGCAAAGGATTTCCTGGTGTCTAAAAATCTGTACCGCCCCGAGCAGGGTGGTGGCGAAGGTGTCGTACGTATCGGTTCTAAGATATTTGGCGAGCAGTATATCTTAGCCAATATTTACAGCATGCTCATTAAAGGGTATACAAAGTACGGCGTAAGCACTAAAACCGGCCTTGGCGGCACCAAAATATGTTTTGATGCACTAACCAATAACCAGATAGACTTTTACCCGGAATACACCGGCACCGGCTTGCTGGCCATTTTGCAGGCTCCGCAGCAAACAGTGAACAGCCTGCAGGGAAACCGGGATGCCACTTACAATTACGTACAGCGCGAGTTTAAAAAGCAGTACAACATTAAATGGTTAAAACCAATAGGCTTTAATAATGCGTATGCATTAATGATGCGACAGGCACAGGCCAAACAGCTGCACATTAAAACAATTTCTGACCTTAAACGCTATTTAGATACCAACTGA
- the egtB gene encoding ergothioneine biosynthesis protein EgtB has product MDLADCYFKVRRRTEEICAPLQTEDYVVQPTVDVSPPKWHIGHTTWFFETFILKPYFMGYQEFDPNYNYVFNSYYETVGTRVIRTDRGNLSRPTVLDIQRYRKYVDDAMENFLLCNPIGDDVRELLVLGFNHEEQHQELLMTDIKYILGNNPLFPVYSPTYVKPKAIASDSNEWVEMGEGVYEIGFTGEGFSFDNELNRHKVYLNEYSISPTLVTNAEYLEFINAGGYHDFRHWHAAGWDWVNTNKAEAPMYWHNIDGQWHQYTYHGLELLHLHDEVCHISYYEAYAYASWKGMRLSTEFEWEAAATRFSWGNRWEWTESAYLPYPGFAKAPGAIGEYNGKFMVGQKVLRGASEATPPDHSRITYRNFFQPELRWQFTGIRLAK; this is encoded by the coding sequence ATGGATTTAGCCGATTGTTATTTTAAGGTACGCCGGCGTACCGAAGAGATATGCGCCCCTCTGCAAACTGAAGATTACGTGGTACAGCCCACGGTGGATGTTAGTCCCCCAAAATGGCATATTGGCCACACAACCTGGTTCTTCGAAACTTTTATTCTTAAGCCTTATTTTATGGGCTACCAGGAGTTTGACCCTAACTACAACTATGTTTTTAACAGCTATTACGAAACGGTAGGAACAAGGGTTATACGTACCGACAGGGGAAACCTGAGCAGGCCTACGGTATTGGATATACAAAGATACCGAAAATATGTGGATGATGCCATGGAGAACTTCCTGTTGTGCAATCCGATAGGCGATGACGTAAGGGAATTGCTGGTATTAGGCTTCAATCATGAGGAGCAGCACCAGGAGCTGCTCATGACGGATATTAAGTACATCCTGGGGAACAATCCACTTTTTCCTGTTTATTCACCCACCTATGTAAAGCCTAAAGCTATTGCATCTGACAGTAACGAGTGGGTAGAAATGGGTGAAGGTGTTTATGAGATTGGCTTTACGGGAGAGGGGTTCAGCTTTGATAATGAACTGAACAGGCATAAGGTATACTTAAACGAATATTCAATCAGCCCAACGCTGGTTACCAATGCCGAATACCTGGAGTTTATAAACGCCGGCGGTTATCACGATTTCCGCCACTGGCATGCCGCCGGGTGGGATTGGGTAAATACCAATAAAGCAGAAGCGCCCATGTACTGGCATAATATAGATGGGCAATGGCATCAGTATACCTATCATGGGTTAGAGCTGTTGCACCTGCACGATGAGGTTTGCCATATCAGCTACTACGAAGCATATGCGTATGCTTCTTGGAAAGGTATGCGCCTGTCTACGGAGTTTGAGTGGGAGGCTGCCGCTACCAGGTTTAGCTGGGGCAACCGCTGGGAATGGACAGAAAGCGCGTACCTGCCTTATCCGGGCTTTGCCAAAGCGCCGGGCGCTATCGGCGAGTACAACGGTAAATTTATGGTTGGGCAAAAGGTATTGCGCGGCGCGTCTGAAGCTACTCCGCCGGACCATAGCCGCATCACTTACCGTAACTTTTTTCAACCCGAATTGCGCTGGCAGTTCACCGGCATAAGGCTGGCCAAATAG
- a CDS encoding DUF922 domain-containing protein: protein MEFKLLRISCVLVLFMLAATSLFAQPFRQLTPADFRGYPKVNNRGVVAYTNCTIDFHFQASHEHGQYRLNFTVRLNMNNDKSWINQSLIGDRANLAEILKHEQGHYNIAYLEQQEVLRTMSRSRFTANYQQEAMAIFNQIDAKYKQLNLNYDADTEHSTNKQQQKSWDTYFAKRLEFAPPVNAGL, encoded by the coding sequence ATGGAATTTAAACTATTAAGGATAAGCTGCGTACTTGTCCTGTTTATGCTTGCTGCTACGTCGCTGTTTGCGCAGCCATTCAGGCAGCTCACCCCGGCCGATTTCCGGGGCTATCCAAAGGTGAACAACCGCGGGGTGGTGGCTTATACCAATTGCACTATCGATTTTCATTTCCAGGCCTCACATGAGCATGGCCAATACCGGCTCAACTTCACAGTAAGGCTAAACATGAACAACGATAAATCGTGGATAAACCAATCACTTATCGGCGATAGGGCAAACCTGGCCGAAATACTGAAGCACGAGCAGGGGCACTACAACATAGCTTACCTGGAGCAGCAGGAGGTGTTACGTACCATGAGCCGCAGCCGCTTTACAGCAAATTACCAGCAGGAGGCAATGGCTATTTTTAACCAGATAGATGCCAAATACAAGCAGCTTAACCTTAATTACGATGCTGATACCGAACACAGTACCAATAAGCAGCAGCAAAAAAGCTGGGATACTTACTTTGCTAAACGACTGGAGTTTGCGCCGCCGGTAAATGCAGGTTTATAG
- a CDS encoding UDP-2,3-diacylglucosamine diphosphatase: MPERNKLYFASDFHLGAVSYESSREREDRIVRWLNAIAPDAAELFLVGDIFDFWFEYKTVVPKGYIRFLGKLSEMADAGIKIYFFKGNHDMWMFDYLEKELNATIVSNELSIERNGKRFYIHHGDGLGPGDKSYKFLKKIFRSKLCQWLFARLHPNLGVGIANMWSGKSRMEGNRTQHLRAHEQEWLVQYSNEVLANSHYDYLIYGHRHYPLDITLSPQSRYINLGEWVNYSTYAVFDGENVSLQHFEPARK; encoded by the coding sequence ATGCCAGAGCGTAATAAGCTATATTTTGCATCCGACTTTCATTTAGGCGCTGTAAGTTACGAGTCTTCCAGGGAACGTGAAGACCGTATTGTTCGCTGGCTTAATGCAATTGCACCCGACGCTGCCGAACTCTTTTTAGTAGGGGACATTTTTGATTTTTGGTTTGAATATAAAACGGTAGTGCCAAAAGGTTATATCCGTTTTCTGGGAAAGCTGAGCGAAATGGCAGATGCGGGGATCAAAATCTATTTTTTTAAGGGCAACCACGATATGTGGATGTTTGATTACCTCGAAAAGGAACTAAATGCAACCATAGTTTCTAATGAACTAAGCATAGAACGTAATGGCAAGCGTTTTTACATCCATCATGGCGATGGTCTTGGTCCAGGCGACAAAAGCTATAAATTTTTAAAGAAGATATTTCGCAGCAAACTTTGCCAGTGGCTATTTGCAAGGCTTCACCCTAACCTGGGGGTTGGCATTGCAAATATGTGGTCTGGTAAAAGCAGGATGGAGGGCAATCGCACGCAACATTTGCGGGCACACGAACAAGAGTGGCTGGTGCAATACTCGAACGAGGTGCTCGCCAATAGCCATTATGATTACCTGATCTATGGGCACCGTCACTATCCGCTTGATATTACGCTTTCGCCACAAAGCAGGTATATAAACCTTGGCGAATGGGTTAACTACAGCACTTATGCGGTATTTGACGGAGAAAACGTTTCGTTGCAACATTTTGAGCCGGCAAGAAAGTAG
- a CDS encoding mercuric reductase, translating into MKQYDAIVIGSGQAGGPLAKKLAAAGKKTLLIEKRYIGGTCVNDGCTPTKTMVASARIAYLASRCNDMGVKIKGYTVDLKQIKKRTQGIVLKSRNGGQKAIEQTKGLDLIFGEASFTGEKTITVNPKTGKARQFKADLIFLNTGCKTIIPHDIDGLDDIDYLTSTSILELESVPEHLLILGGNYIGLEFGQMFKRFGSKVTILERSARLLGHEDEDVSLELTHILEEEGLSILPNTKAIKFKNKGKNQVTVTVKTGDKEQKIKCSHVLVAIGRAPQTSKLGLNTTGVEVDEKGFIKINDKLETTKPGIYALGDVKGGPAFTHISYNDYTIVYRNLIEGQNLSIQDRPVPYCMFTDPELGRIGITEAEALKKGLNFKVAKLPMAHVARAIETGDTRGFMKAVVDADTKQILGAAVIGTEGGEIMTVLQMAMEGGITYDRIRYCVFAHPTYSESLNNLFMSIED; encoded by the coding sequence ATGAAGCAATACGACGCTATAGTAATTGGATCGGGTCAGGCCGGAGGCCCGTTGGCTAAAAAGCTGGCAGCAGCCGGGAAAAAAACTTTGCTGATAGAGAAACGCTATATAGGCGGTACCTGTGTAAACGACGGATGTACGCCCACTAAAACAATGGTTGCAAGTGCCAGGATAGCTTATTTGGCCAGCCGGTGCAACGACATGGGGGTAAAGATCAAAGGATATACGGTAGATCTTAAACAAATTAAAAAACGGACCCAAGGCATTGTGCTTAAATCGCGCAATGGAGGGCAAAAAGCTATAGAACAGACCAAAGGTCTTGACCTGATATTCGGTGAAGCGTCTTTCACGGGAGAAAAAACAATAACTGTAAACCCAAAAACTGGAAAGGCTCGCCAGTTTAAGGCCGACCTCATTTTCCTGAATACTGGCTGTAAAACCATCATCCCGCATGATATAGATGGCTTGGACGATATAGACTACCTCACGTCGACTTCGATATTAGAACTCGAAAGCGTTCCTGAGCACCTCTTGATCTTGGGTGGAAATTACATCGGACTGGAGTTTGGGCAGATGTTTAAACGGTTTGGCAGTAAAGTAACCATTCTGGAAAGATCAGCCCGGCTATTAGGCCATGAGGATGAAGATGTATCGCTTGAGCTTACCCATATTTTGGAGGAAGAAGGGTTGAGCATTCTCCCGAATACGAAAGCTATAAAGTTTAAAAATAAAGGAAAGAACCAGGTAACCGTAACTGTTAAAACCGGCGATAAAGAGCAGAAGATAAAATGTTCGCATGTGCTGGTGGCTATAGGCCGTGCGCCACAAACATCCAAGTTAGGCCTAAATACGACTGGCGTTGAAGTAGATGAGAAAGGCTTTATTAAGATAAACGACAAGCTGGAAACTACTAAGCCGGGTATTTACGCCTTAGGTGACGTAAAAGGCGGGCCTGCTTTTACCCACATCTCATATAACGACTATACCATTGTTTACCGCAACCTAATTGAGGGGCAAAATTTAAGCATTCAGGACCGTCCTGTGCCTTATTGCATGTTTACCGACCCCGAATTAGGCAGGATCGGGATAACAGAAGCAGAAGCCTTAAAAAAAGGCTTGAACTTTAAAGTAGCTAAACTTCCTATGGCTCACGTGGCCAGGGCCATCGAAACAGGAGATACACGAGGTTTTATGAAAGCTGTTGTAGATGCTGATACGAAGCAGATTCTCGGTGCCGCGGTTATAGGTACTGAAGGCGGCGAAATAATGACAGTGCTGCAAATGGCTATGGAGGGCGGCATTACTTACGATCGCATTCGGTATTGTGTATTTGCGCACCCAACCTATTCAGAATCGCTGAACAACCTTTTTATGTCAATAGAAGACTGA
- a CDS encoding SPFH domain-containing protein: MSPASLIVYVLVFFLIIIILSSFVTVKQGTIVVITVFGKYRRILTPGLNFKIPLIENIYSKISIQNRSVELEFQAVTFDQANVYFKAMLLYSVLDQQEETIKNVAFKFVDERNLMQALIRTVEGSIRAFVATKRQSEVLILRRDIVEHVKEQLDTILEGWGYHLQDLQLNDITFDDVIMKSMSQVVASNNLKAAAENEGQALLITKTKAAEADGNAIKISAEAERQAAQLRGQGIALFREEVAKGMTSAAKEMQTANMDTSVILFTMWTESIKHFSENSKGNVIFLDGSSDAMQRTMKEMMALNQLHTDAVKK; the protein is encoded by the coding sequence ATGTCGCCTGCATCTCTTATTGTATACGTTTTAGTTTTCTTTCTTATCATTATTATTCTTTCGTCTTTTGTAACAGTTAAGCAGGGTACAATTGTCGTCATCACCGTATTTGGAAAGTATCGCCGCATTCTTACGCCGGGGCTCAATTTCAAAATTCCGCTTATCGAGAATATTTACTCTAAGATATCTATCCAAAACCGTTCGGTAGAGCTGGAATTTCAGGCGGTAACGTTTGACCAGGCGAACGTGTACTTTAAAGCCATGCTGCTGTATTCGGTACTGGATCAGCAGGAAGAAACCATCAAAAACGTGGCCTTCAAGTTTGTAGATGAGCGCAACCTCATGCAGGCTTTAATACGCACTGTAGAAGGCTCTATCCGCGCCTTTGTGGCCACCAAAAGACAAAGCGAAGTATTGATACTCCGCCGGGACATTGTAGAGCACGTAAAGGAGCAACTGGATACCATACTGGAAGGCTGGGGCTATCACCTGCAGGACCTTCAGCTAAATGATATTACGTTTGACGACGTGATTATGAAATCTATGAGCCAGGTAGTGGCATCAAACAATCTTAAAGCTGCTGCCGAGAACGAAGGACAGGCGTTGCTGATCACCAAAACAAAAGCTGCCGAGGCTGATGGTAATGCTATAAAGATATCTGCCGAGGCCGAGCGGCAGGCAGCACAATTACGTGGTCAGGGTATAGCGCTGTTCCGTGAGGAAGTTGCCAAGGGTATGACATCCGCTGCAAAGGAAATGCAGACCGCCAATATGGATACTTCCGTTATACTGTTTACCATGTGGACGGAATCTATCAAGCACTTTTCGGAAAACTCCAAAGGCAACGTTATTTTTCTGGATGGATCCAGCGACGCTATGCAGCGCACCATGAAAGAAATGATGGCTTTAAACCAATTACATACCGACGCAGTCAAAAAGTAA